ATAGTTAGTGTATGAATAGGTACCACCCTTTCCTCATTAGAGCGAATTCAAGTAGAAGTCTAGGTTGTTTTCAAAATAATATAACGAACTGTTTATTTGCAGGGAGCAAGTTTCTAACGAAAGAACAGTCAATTATAAGCTTTACGTTTGAAACCATTCCCCGTTTAGAGCTGCGATATATCGTTGAGCTGATTTTTGGATGATTTGATCTGCATCAGAGGGGATTTTTCCTTGAAAGGCATTATAGAGTTGAGAAAATGGTAGCGGTTTTACTTTATGGGCTATTCTTTCGACCGTGCTACCTGGTAACGGAATAAGATTTGGGTAGCTATACATAAAGCTAACCCAGTTGTTATCAGCGACTACTTGAATAATATCACCCGAAAGAAGAATGCCCATTTTCTCATCGCTCCTCACAAAGTGTAAGACGGCTCCTCCCTTAAAATGCCCCCCTAAACGGTGTAGTGTGATTCCTTTTGATAGTTTATTGGTTTCTCCACTCCAAAAAATGATTTGATCACTTGGTCGCTGAACCCATTGTTTATCATCCTCGTGTATGTAAATTGGACAGTTGAACGCTTCAGCCCATTCTACTTGGGTAGAATAATAATGAGGATGAGATAGAGCGATGGCATCGAGTCCTCCCTCTAATAAAAGGCGATGTTTTGTGTCTTGATCTAAATAGGAAAGGCAATCCCATAAGAGTCGAAATCCTTTTTCTTCTACTACGTATGCAGTTTGACCAATGCCAAAGCGAGGTTCAGTGGTTAGGCTAGTAAGGCCCTTTTGTTCACTTTGAAAGGAATTATTATACGTTTGGGATTCGAGCATATGTGTTAAAGTTGTCCACTTTTGGCCTTCAGGATTTACATACTGTCGTTCTTCACTACAGATGACGCAGTGACTGGGAAGTTGAGAAGAGGGTGGATATTGTGTGCCACAAGTTGTGCAAATATATTTCTCGATTTCGAAAACCTCCAATTAATTCACGTTACCTTCATTATACATATTAATAGATATGGAAAGTAGTGTAAGATGTGGGGGAAAGAGTATTTTTTGAAATTGAGTGGAGATGAAGACTAGATCTGTTTTTTATCTCATCTTATAGCGAATTAAGAGTTTGGATCAAGTGGAATGGATGGTGGGAAATTCAAAGGTGGTAGGGAGGAATAGTGATGGATTCAAATGCAGAAGCCTTTTTTGAAACTAGTCGATTAGTCATAAGGAAATTTGAGGTAGAGGATATCGTAGCCTTTTATGCTTATCGAAGCAATCCAGTGATCGCAAAATATCAATCGTGGGAGAATTATCAATATGAACAAGCTGAAGAGTTTGTTAGGAATCAATTGAGTAACACCCCTGATGTCCCTGGCTCATGGTTTCAATATGCAATTGCTTTAAAAGAGAATAATCAATTGATTGGGGATATCGGTGTTCATACATTATTGAATGAACCGGTCATGGTCGAGTTTGGTTTTACGCTTTCGCATGATTATCAGGGAAAGGGGTACGCAGTAGAAGCAGTGAAGGGTTTGTTTTACTATTTGTTCGGTACGTTAAACAAGCATAAAGTGAGCGCTTATACAGACGTAAGAAATGAACCGTCTATTCGTCTTTTGGAGAAATTACCGATGAGACGGGAAGGGCATCTGTTAGAAAATTTTTTGACCAAAGGCAAGTGGGTGGATGAGTATTTGTATGGTTTCTTAAAAAGCGAGTGGGAAAGTCAGCGGGACAGAAATGTTCCAGTGGATTGAAGATAAGACAACGTCTATTAACAGTCCTGCCCAAAAAACAGGTGATTTCAAGTGTGGTCGAATTTATCAAGAGTATAAAAATCACGATGGACGATTATTTTTCGTTCGTCGTGATTTTTTTTGTAAGTTGAGGACATATGTCCTTTCCAAAATCCCTAGCGATATCATTTAATAAAGATAGGTTTTGTAAAGTTTGTGGTTCTTCGCATAAATACCTAAATCTTGAATTAGAGACGCTTTGGGTCGTCTTTTCGTATCATCTCGAATGTTTTTCTGAAAATCATCTTTTTGCATTCAGTTATTCATTTATCAGTAACAATTAAACGAAAAGAGCAATATAAAAGGTTGTTCGCACAAAGATTATGGCTTTACGAACCAGTCTGTAAACGGTGATATCCCTTTGTTTCGGGGCATCTTGTCTTCAATTTTAGATGGAAATCAACGGAAAAATGGAGGTGGATAGAATGAAAGGAAGTATATTTGCCTTTTTAGGCGGAGCATTTATTACGCTCCAAGGTGTAGCTAATGCACGGATTAGCCGTGAAATTGGAACGTGGCAGGCGGCAACGATCACTCAGCTAACTGGATTTCTGGTAGCGCTGTTCATTCTGCTCATGGTGAAAGAAAGACAATGGCAAAAACTAAAAAGCGTCAAACCATTATATTTGATGGGTGGTTCTTTTGCAGCTTTTGTTATTTTCGGAAATGTTACGGCCATTCAGCATATCGGTGTGACGCTTACAATAGCAGCTCTTCTCATAGCGCAGTTGATTTTAACATTTTTAATTGATAGTAATGGCTGGTTTGGTGTAAGAAAACAGCAGATGAAGCTACCCCAATTTATCGGGATCGGCATGATGATAGTAGGTGTGGTGATTCTACGCTTATAATAATAGGTTAGATTCAATTAAGGTATCGGCAGGAGGTGGATGAAAATGGTGGAGCATAAGAAGAGTGAAGCGCAAATAACTCAGTATTTGCAGGAACATCAACTGGAGTCCGTATTTCATGAAGGATTAAGGTCTCATTTGGAAATGTATCATTTTGAGCAAGGTGAACTCATTTGTTCGCAAGGTGAATCTGCCCAATATTTGTACGTTCTTTTAAAAGGAAAGTTAAAAATATATACAACTTCTGCAGAAGGGAAAACGCTGATCCTCTCTTTTAAAACGCCGCTTGAAGTGATTGGCGATATTGAATATGTTAGGGGAACCGACATCATCAATACGGTGGAAGCGGTCTCGCCTGTTACGATGCTTAGAATTCATCATCGCTGGTTGAAAAAATACGGAGAAGATCATGCTCCTCTATTGCAATTTCTTTTGAACATTATTGCACAAAAATTCTACATTAAGTCCAATTCATTGAGCTTTAATTTACTTCATCCCGTTGATGTTCGACTGGCTAGTTATCTTTTATCTATTTCGTTTGATGAATCAGATTCTCTCTTAAACGGACATCTTAGCACAGCAGATCTCAAGGATGTGGCCAACTTAATTGGAACGAGCTACCGCCACTTAAATCGAGTCATCCAACAGCTTTGTAAGGCAGAATTAGTCGAGCGGAACGGTGGATTCATTGCGGTGAAGGATTGGCATGGATTAAGTACAATAGCTGGTCAAAATATATATGAATAAATGGAGATTTTTCTATTAGTGAAGCTGTTTTCGCAAGGCTCTTCTCATATATATTGTTACTATTGGCACAAAGAAAAAACAGGTAGTAAGGTTTTTTCGACTGATTTCTTATTATTAATCTAGAAATTGAGAATTTTTCATTAGGAAAGGCTGTTTTCGCAAAGATTGTGGCTTTTCGTATCAGTTAATCATCTGTGAAAGAGCTTTGTTACGGGCATCATTTCGTCTGTATTTGATAGAAATCAACAATGAATTGGAGGATTTAGTCAAAAATTAGATGAAATAGCCACAATGTATACGAAAAGAGCCAAATAGAAAGACTTGGGGTCACCTTTTGGTATCGTTTCTAATGATTTCTGGAAGAGAACGTATTTTCATTCAGTTATTCAGTCAAAAACAATAGTGACTTCGGAAAGACCTTGGGAAACGAGTATAGGAGTAGGACAGGAGGAGAAAAGCGATGGTAGTAGGACTAACGATGGCCATGATGGCGGGGGCGCTTGTCAGCATACAAAATATATTCAATAGTAAAGTCAATGAGCGTTCAGGATCGTGGACGACAACGACCTTAGTGTTAGGATTAGGCTTTTTAGCTTCACTGATTATGGGGTTATTGTTTGAGGGGCAGGATCTGTTTGTCCTATCAAATATGAGACTGTGGTATTGGGGAAGTGGAGTGATTGGTGTAGGTGTGGTGGTTTGTCTAGTACAAGGAATTAAACGACTGGGAGCTACTTTTGCCATTTCGATTGTGCTAACGTCCGAGCTCGGATTTGCTTTGCTTTGGGATTCACTTGGCTGGCTAGGATTAGAAAAGGTTCCTTTCACCTTAGAGCAATTCCTGGGAGTGGTTATCATCGCTGGTGGTGCGATTGTGTTTAAATTAGGTGGTAGTGGACAGGAGCAGCAAGAGGAAACGACGGAAGCAGCGTAAAGGCTGTTCGAAGGGTCTAAAGCCAGAAGGGGGGGAATGAGGATGAAAGAATATGCTGTGTTGCTTTTTGATGTTGATAATACTTTATTGGACTTCAGTGCAGCAGAAGACGAAGCACTGCAAAAGCTGTTTGAATACGAAGGCTTGATCTTAACACCCGCAATCAAGCGGCAATATGAAAGAATTAATAAACAACTTTGGTCGTCTTTTGAAGAAGGAAAGAGGACACGTGATGAGGTCGTGAATACGCGTTTTTCACTTTTGTTGTCGGAATACGGTTTAAGTGGGGATGGCATTGAACTAGAAAAAAAATATCGTCGGTACCTAGAAGAAGACATCAGCTTGTGAAGGGTGCACTGGAGTTAATCACCAATCTTCAAAAGCGGTTCGTCTTACATATTGTGGCCAATGGAGTTTCGCGGACACAGGATAAACACTTACGTGATTCCGGCTTATATCCTTATTTTAACGAAGTGTTTGTTTCAGAGGACACAGGATTTCAGAAGCCAATGAAGGAGTTCTTTGAGTATGTTTTTACGAGGATTCCTGCGTTCCCGCGTGAAAAAGGCTTAATTATTGGCGATTCTTTACGGGCGGACATAAGGGGTGGACAAAGAGCTGGACTCGATTCATGCTGGTTTAATCCTACTGAAACCGGTAATGATACAGACACAGTTCCAACCTATGAAATTCAGAAGTTGGATGAATTGTATCAAATTTTAAATGCTGACAAAAGAATCGGGAGCTGTTAGGGTGAGGTATTTTTACGTGCTTAGAATAGGTGAAAATGGATAATCTATTGAAAAAATGAAACTTATTACCAGCGGAGGCGTATAGGTAGATATTACAAATTGAACATGAAAGAGGAATCAAAATGGAAAATGTTCTGGAGGCACCGCGGCAACAAGTTTCCCCCCTTGCAGTGAAGGTTTGGAGAAGCTCTGCTGTAATTTCATTAGTAGTGACTTTGTCAGTTTTGTTTATTCTGCTCTATCTAGCAAATCACTTTGATTGGTATGATTGGATTTCGCCGATTCTGATTGGGATACTAGGTCTCAGTGTCCTATACTCGATCTATGAGATTTTCATTTATCCTATTTACATGCATAAAACATGGCGCTTTGATGTCAATGAAGAGTTTATTCAACTTAAATTTGGAGCATTAGAAAAAACACATGTGCTCATTCCGATGACAAAGGTTCAATATGTAAATACGCAACAGGGTCCACTGCTGAGACGATTTAACCTTGCTTCAATTACGATAGGAACGACCTCTTCGACCCATACTATTCCGGCGATTCCAGCAGAAGAAGCTGAAAGTTTGCGAAATTACATTGCTAATCTAGCTAAGGTGAGGGATCCGAAATAATGGAGGAGAGACAGGATATTAATTTGATTGTTGAAGCTTCAAAACGAAAGAAATTACATCCGCTATGGATGGTTTTTTCGTTTGGGTATTCACTTAAAGAGATGGTTTTTCCCGCTTTGTTTTTCGTTATATTCCAATTGAATTCGAGTTCAAGTTGGGTTCCTATTGGTTTTGTGGCTATTGCAGTCTTTTTTGGTTATCGGCTGCTGTCCATCCCACTAAGCTGGAGGAATTTCAGTTATGAATTTGGTGCGGAGGAATTGACAGTGGAAGAAGGTCGTTTGCATAAAAAGAAACGCTTTATTTCACTAGATCAAATACAATATGTCCAGTTGCATACCCATTTTCTTCATCGTTTTTTTGGGTTGACCAAGGTAACATTAGATACGGAATCTGAAGAAAAAGATGCTTCGGTTACAATTGAATTGATCAAACGGTCAGAAGCTGAGCGAATTCAAACTTTGTTAAGTGAGAGGCAGGATATCGCCGTTAAGGAGACCGGTCAGCAGCATGACGGCGGACGGGTTATTTACCAAGTTACCCTGAAAGATACGGTCTTTGCTTCTTTAACTTCACTTAGATTTTTAGTGTCTATTCCAATATTTGGTGGAATCATATTTAAAGCGAATAAAATTTTTGACATCGAATCTTTTTTAGCTGAAACGCTTATATTCTTACAAACGAGCTGGATTTGGATGACGGTAGCAGGAATTGTTTTTTTCCTCATCTCGAATGTCTTTGGCGTTTTGTTAACGTTTCTCCGTTATGGCCACTTCAAGGTGGATAGTCAGGAGGACGTAATTACGATTCAAAAGGGGATTGTGACAACAACAGAGTTTCAGATCCAAAAAAAGAATATCCAGGCGGTAAAATTTACTAGCTCCTTTATTCGACGCTTTTTTGGAATTATCAGGGTAGAGCTTGTTTGTAGTGGAGCGGAATCGGATGACAACTTGGAATCAACGGTATTGTTTCCTTTTATCTCTAAAAAACGGGCCTTTCTTTTGCTACCAAACTTTATCGAAAATATTCCAGCGGGAGATAGCTTAAATAAGCTTCCGAAACAGGCACTATGGGTTAAACTCTTAAATCCGAGTATCCTTTGGTTGGTAGTGGTAGTGGTACAATTTTATTGGTGGCCAGAGAAATGGTATATTTCACTAGGGTTGCTACTCATTATTATGATGTTGAGAATTCTTGAATATTTTTATAGTAGTTACAGTAAAGAAGAGGATTTTCTACGATTGACGACAGGTAGCTTGTCTCTTAATGGGTTTATGGTGAATAAAAAAAAGATCGAGGAACTGACGATGTCAGAATCATGGTTGCAAAGGAAATTTGGTCTTTGTACCCTTCAAGTTTCGACAAAAGGGACGCTAGCAGATGTCCAGGCCATTAAAGATATTCCAAGAGATGTTGGGGAAACCTATTTTAGCTGGTATAAAGAGCGGGGAAAAACACAGGAGACCTATTCAAGGATTAGTGGATAGAAACGAACAAGATAGCAATGGGGTACGGGGCAGAGTCTACTTAGTAGATTGTGCTCCCTTTTTATGAGAATTATGAAGAACTTGGGTTATTGTGAAACCTATATTTCAAAAACAATATAGGGGGAATTATTTATGGAACACACTGCTAATGTAATCTATAAATAAAGTGAGTTAGTATTTTAATAGGTAGTTAATTTATGTTTGACTAAACCTTAAAAAAGAGTAAGTTATTCTATTACATAATACCTATACATCGCCATTAGGATACAACATATAGTTGAATTAAACCATTTTTAACTATATGTTGGCATGATATGGCTAGATAATGACATTATGAAATCGACTTAAATAAGATTCTTTAAAAATATTTAGATTTTTCATACTATTATAATTATAATAAAGAATAAAGAAATGGATGGCGATTGTATTGGAAATTGGGAAATTAATTTATGAACTAAGAAAAATGAATGGTCTTTCTCAAGCAAAACTAGCAGAAGGGATATTGTCGCAAGCGCAAATTAGCAAAATAGAAAATGGTCATGAAATTCCTTCGAGTGTGACATTGTATGAATTATCCAAACGTCTCAATGTGAATGTTAGTTATTTTTTTGAAGAAATGGAAAACCCGCGAAATGATTATGTAGAAGAAGTGAAAAATTTGATTAGAATGAACATACGAAATCGTGATTATAAGGAAGTACAGCGGATTATCTCTTCTGAAAAAAAAGGTCCTCTGTATCAATTCATTGAATTTAAACAGTTTTTAACTTGGCATGAGGGGATTTGTTGTTATTACTTATCAGAGGATTTTACGAGGGCAATGGAGTTGCTTCAGGTGTCGTTGGATACCTTTCGAACATGTCCAAAAATCTTGTATAGTGAGCGTGAGATAGAAATTATCAATAGTATGGCGATCATCTACCAAGAAGAAAAACAAAATGAAAAGGCGATAGCAGAATACAAGCGAGCTTTAAAAGCGTACGGATTTCTCCCACATATTAAGGATATCCGGATCAAAATTAGGGTTTTATATGGATTAGCCAAGGTGTTAAATATTCAAAAAGAATACCAAGAGTCTTTGGATTATAGTCTAGAAGGGATTCAACTATGCATAAACTATGAATCTTTCTATCTATTTGGCGAATTGAACTATCAATGTGGAGATAGCTTAGTCATGCTAAATAGGGAAGAAAGTGGGGTGAACTATTTAAAAAATGCTTCCTGTATCTTTGAAGTAACCAAAAAAGAGAAATACGTTGAACTGGTACAAAACGAGATGATGAGATTAGGGGTAGGGGAAGAATAATGTCGAAAAACATTTGAATTATTCTCATTGTTATAAAATTAGTGATTAAGCAGGGAAAAAGACGAATTTTAAGACAGAACGGTGCTGGATTATGGCTAAACCAGAATAAATAAAATTTGAAAATTTGGTAAATTAGTTTATAGGTTTAGTAGGTCCTCTTATTCCATAGAAAAGATGGACCAGTTTGCTGTCCCCTTATAGGCATAAGTCGAAAAATGGTCTATTTCGAATGGGAATAGGTGAGCTGGTCTCCTGAATGGGTATTTAAATGAGGGACGAAAAATCACTATTATTATACAGGAGGAGATTTTTTTATGAAAAAAATATTATTAGCACTAACGATTGTTTTTGTATCATTTGCAGGAGGAAGTATTTTGGATCAAAGCAACAATCAGGATTACGCTGCTTATGCAGACAAAGGCGTTCAAACGCAAGAAGATATTGGTTTACCGAATCAGCATTAAAGTCTAAGTGAAAATGGGTGGTAAAGGAAGGTCAAAAAGTTTTACTTTAAGGAATCCAATGGAATAACAACAAGAAAAAGCAGGTGTTGAGTAACGTAATCTCAATGCCCGCTTTTTTTATAGGCTCTTTTCGTATTACTTGTTGCTATTGGCACAAAGAAAAAAAGGTAGTAAGGTTTTTTCGACAGATCTCTTATTTTTTATCTAGAAATGGAGAAGTCTTCATGAGGAAAAGAACATGAAGTCATACAAATCATGGATATATTCCTATTCGAAAAGCCACAATCTTTGCGAAAACAGCCTTTTTATAAGAATGGATTTATTATAAAGTGATTGTCGTGTTGAACTTCAGTTGACTCATGCTTTTTTGTTCTTCACTCATTATGAAGAAATAGTTCTTTATATTCATCTTTCTTCTTACAGATTTAATATATGGAGGAAGGAGAAAAAATGAAGCTGAAAACTAAAGAAACATTAGAATCTATTTGCTTAACTTTGATTATTTCGATGAAGGTTGAACCAATAAATAATTAAATTATCATGCATATATATAACCAGTTCAAGGGGGAGAGGAAGGTTTTTCGTGACCTTAGAATTAGTTAAAAAAAGCAAGAGGGGGGGTCGTTCAACGCGGTTTTTTTCCTTTTGTTTCAAATAATAATTATCATTAAACATATTATTCCTATCAGAATAATTATATATAAAAAAGAAAGAATAATCTGAAAATGAAACTATAATCGCCCACTATTCCCTTTTAACGGCGTATTAGACGATTCCCCTTGAATCTATCACGATGATAATATGATGAACAAGGAGGAGATATTATGAAAAATAAAAAAATGAAATCGCTTATTACAGCTGTCACATTAAGTTCAGCACTAGTCGCTTCAAGTGGTGCGGCATCGGCAAATGGAAGTGATGCAGAGTGGAAAGTAAATTCAGAAGCAAAAATACACTGGAAGGATTCAGAATTTTCAAAGAAAACTCCATCTTTTATCAAAGGCAATGTTTCTTCAGCAAAGATCCAGACCGAAAAGGACGTTATTAAGTTTTTTAAAGCGAATAAAAGGACATTTGGTTTAAATCCTGCGACGGATTTGCTTTTCATTGGAAAAGAGACAGACGAGTTAGGTATGACCCATTATACATACCAGCCTACTATCCAAAAAACCCCTATTGATCAGTCTAAAGTTGTTTTACATGTAGATGAAGCGGGAAATCTCGTGGCCGTGAATGGAGAATTTCACCCAAATGCACCAACGAAAGTCAAGCAATCAAAAAAAATAAAGAAAACCAAAGCGGTTGAAAAGGCATGGGATCACATAAAGGTAGATCGGAATGAAGCGAATACACAGTTGGATACGCCAACGGGAGAGTTAAGCTCATTAACAGAAAAAGAAGAGCTAGTGGTTCTTGCAGAAGAAGGTAATTACACACTTGCCTATCGTATTGAGCTTCAGTTTACCAATCCTTACCCTGCAAATTGGAATATTTGGGTGAATGCTGAAAGTGGGGAGGTAATCAAAGCAAATAATGAGGTACATGAAGCGACCGGAACCGGAACAGGGGTTTTAGGAGATTCAAAGACTTTAAATACTTATTTCTATAATAATACGTACTATCTGTATGATGTTACCAAGCCAATGAATGGAGTCATCCAGACCTTAGATAACTACAATGGAACAACAAGTAGCTTGCCGGGGTATTATATGACAGATTCAGGAAATACGTTTTACAGTGAAAGACAAAAAGCCGGTGTAGATGCCCATTATTATGCTGGACAAGTATTCGATTATTTCTATGACACATTTGGCCGTGATAGTTATGATAATAATGGTGGCGATATAACATCAACGGTTCATTATGGTAGTAATTATAATAACGCGGCATGGGTTGGGAATCAAATGATCTATGGTGATGGCGATGGAAATACGTTCACTTATCTATCAGGTGGGAAGGACATTGTAGCCCACGAATTAACACATGCTGTCACAAGTACAGAAGCAAACCTAGTCTATGAAAATCAGCCGGGGGCATTAAACGAATCTTTTTCTGATGTGTTCGGTTATTTCCTAGATTCAGAGGATTGGTTGATGGGAGAGGACGTATATACTCCGGGAATCTCAGGAGATGCACTTCGAAGTATGTCAAATCCGACGCAGTACAATCAGCCTGCGCATATGAATAACTTTCAAAACTTACCGAATACTCGTGAAGGCGATTGGGGCGGAGTTCATATTAATAGTGGCATTCCGAATAAAGCTGCCTATAATACAATCAATTCTATCGGTAAAGCGAAGGCTGAAAAGATTTATTACCGTGCACTTACCGTCTATTTAACACCTAATAGTCAATTTTCAGATGCTCGTCAAGCACTTATCCAATCGGCACAAGATTTGTATGATTCGAGTACAGCCAATTCAGTCGCAACAGCTTGGGATAGTGTTGGAGTTTTTTAGAAGGCTGTTTTCGCAAAGATTGTGGCTTTTCGAATAAAAAGGAATCCCTTGACTTGTATGATTTCGTGCTCTTTTCCTAATGAAAAATTCTTCATTTCTAGATAAAGAAGAAAAAATCAATCGAAAAAACCCTACTACCTGTTTTTTCTTTGTGTCAAGAGCAACATTGTATACGAAAAGAGCCTTTTAAAAAAGATAATTTTGTGAGGATAGGCTCATAAAACGAAGAGTAATTACTACCTGTTTATCGCTGTGCTAGCATCAACTATATATGTTCATTGGTATGGGCTGTCCATTTAGTCGCTTTTCGGCTAGTGGACACTCTTTTTTTTGCCGCATTATTCGGTGGAACACCAGGTCAAATGAAGTATTTGCAATCTGGAGCAATTCTTGTTGGCACGACGATTCTAGTCATTCTTCTAGCTAAAAAACGAATTAAAGGAATTCCAGCTAGTCTTGTTCCATTAATAGGCGCTAGTCTTTTTGCGGTTGCCTTATAAGAAGTCGGTTGGTTAATAGACATTGAATTTATCGGGAAGCTACCGAATTCATTGCCAATGATACAAATACCCATTCTTGATTCAGGAATAATGGTGAGTCTCATTCCATTCGCTTTAGCGATTGCTGTACTTGGCATCGAATCACTTCTAACCTCAGTGGTAATGGATAAAGAAACAGGAACTAAGCCTAAGCATAACAGCAATAAGGAGCTAATTGGTAATGTGATGAGTGGTCTTTTGGGGGGCTGGCAGGTGCCGGCGCAACAGTTCGCTCAATTGTCAATTTACAAAGTGGAGGGAAAACGGCTTTATCAGCCTGTTTCCATAGCGTATTTTTAGTTTTGAGTCTAGTTGGAACCGGTGGACTTATTGCCTTTGTTCCACAAGCTGTTTTAGCGGGGATACTTATCTATACGGACTTTACGATGTT
The nucleotide sequence above comes from Bacillus sp. 2205SS5-2. Encoded proteins:
- a CDS encoding DMT family transporter, yielding MKGSIFAFLGGAFITLQGVANARISREIGTWQAATITQLTGFLVALFILLMVKERQWQKLKSVKPLYLMGGSFAAFVIFGNVTAIQHIGVTLTIAALLIAQLILTFLIDSNGWFGVRKQQMKLPQFIGIGMMIVGVVILRL
- a CDS encoding DMT family transporter, which translates into the protein MVVGLTMAMMAGALVSIQNIFNSKVNERSGSWTTTTLVLGLGFLASLIMGLLFEGQDLFVLSNMRLWYWGSGVIGVGVVVCLVQGIKRLGATFAISIVLTSELGFALLWDSLGWLGLEKVPFTLEQFLGVVIIAGGAIVFKLGGSGQEQQEETTEAA
- a CDS encoding Crp/Fnr family transcriptional regulator encodes the protein MKMVEHKKSEAQITQYLQEHQLESVFHEGLRSHLEMYHFEQGELICSQGESAQYLYVLLKGKLKIYTTSAEGKTLILSFKTPLEVIGDIEYVRGTDIINTVEAVSPVTMLRIHHRWLKKYGEDHAPLLQFLLNIIAQKFYIKSNSLSFNLLHPVDVRLASYLLSISFDESDSLLNGHLSTADLKDVANLIGTSYRHLNRVIQQLCKAELVERNGGFIAVKDWHGLSTIAGQNIYE
- a CDS encoding PH domain-containing protein translates to MEERQDINLIVEASKRKKLHPLWMVFSFGYSLKEMVFPALFFVIFQLNSSSSWVPIGFVAIAVFFGYRLLSIPLSWRNFSYEFGAEELTVEEGRLHKKKRFISLDQIQYVQLHTHFLHRFFGLTKVTLDTESEEKDASVTIELIKRSEAERIQTLLSERQDIAVKETGQQHDGGRVIYQVTLKDTVFASLTSLRFLVSIPIFGGIIFKANKIFDIESFLAETLIFLQTSWIWMTVAGIVFFLISNVFGVLLTFLRYGHFKVDSQEDVITIQKGIVTTTEFQIQKKNIQAVKFTSSFIRRFFGIIRVELVCSGAESDDNLESTVLFPFISKKRAFLLLPNFIENIPAGDSLNKLPKQALWVKLLNPSILWLVVVVVQFYWWPEKWYISLGLLLIIMMLRILEYFYSSYSKEEDFLRLTTGSLSLNGFMVNKKKIEELTMSESWLQRKFGLCTLQVSTKGTLADVQAIKDIPRDVGETYFSWYKERGKTQETYSRISG
- a CDS encoding PH domain-containing protein, giving the protein MENVLEAPRQQVSPLAVKVWRSSAVISLVVTLSVLFILLYLANHFDWYDWISPILIGILGLSVLYSIYEIFIYPIYMHKTWRFDVNEEFIQLKFGALEKTHVLIPMTKVQYVNTQQGPLLRRFNLASITIGTTSSTHTIPAIPAEEAESLRNYIANLAKVRDPK
- a CDS encoding GNAT family N-acetyltransferase — translated: MDSNAEAFFETSRLVIRKFEVEDIVAFYAYRSNPVIAKYQSWENYQYEQAEEFVRNQLSNTPDVPGSWFQYAIALKENNQLIGDIGVHTLLNEPVMVEFGFTLSHDYQGKGYAVEAVKGLFYYLFGTLNKHKVSAYTDVRNEPSIRLLEKLPMRREGHLLENFLTKGKWVDEYLYGFLKSEWESQRDRNVPVD
- a CDS encoding helix-turn-helix domain-containing protein — translated: MEIGKLIYELRKMNGLSQAKLAEGILSQAQISKIENGHEIPSSVTLYELSKRLNVNVSYFFEEMENPRNDYVEEVKNLIRMNIRNRDYKEVQRIISSEKKGPLYQFIEFKQFLTWHEGICCYYLSEDFTRAMELLQVSLDTFRTCPKILYSEREIEIINSMAIIYQEEKQNEKAIAEYKRALKAYGFLPHIKDIRIKIRVLYGLAKVLNIQKEYQESLDYSLEGIQLCINYESFYLFGELNYQCGDSLVMLNREESGVNYLKNASCIFEVTKKEKYVELVQNEMMRLGVGEE
- a CDS encoding M4 family metallopeptidase, with the translated sequence MKNKKMKSLITAVTLSSALVASSGAASANGSDAEWKVNSEAKIHWKDSEFSKKTPSFIKGNVSSAKIQTEKDVIKFFKANKRTFGLNPATDLLFIGKETDELGMTHYTYQPTIQKTPIDQSKVVLHVDEAGNLVAVNGEFHPNAPTKVKQSKKIKKTKAVEKAWDHIKVDRNEANTQLDTPTGELSSLTEKEELVVLAEEGNYTLAYRIELQFTNPYPANWNIWVNAESGEVIKANNEVHEATGTGTGVLGDSKTLNTYFYNNTYYLYDVTKPMNGVIQTLDNYNGTTSSLPGYYMTDSGNTFYSERQKAGVDAHYYAGQVFDYFYDTFGRDSYDNNGGDITSTVHYGSNYNNAAWVGNQMIYGDGDGNTFTYLSGGKDIVAHELTHAVTSTEANLVYENQPGALNESFSDVFGYFLDSEDWLMGEDVYTPGISGDALRSMSNPTQYNQPAHMNNFQNLPNTREGDWGGVHINSGIPNKAAYNTINSIGKAKAEKIYYRALTVYLTPNSQFSDARQALIQSAQDLYDSSTANSVATAWDSVGVF